The sequence CAAGGGATCATCAATTCGAGTGATGTCGCTTTTCATGGCATCAGGTTTGGCGATCAGTTCCTCTTACGAGGAATGCATCTGGAAAGGCTGCCGGAGGGAGTACAGATGGAGTTAGTCTGGGAAGGCCTGAAAGACGAGAAGCTTGAATTCATTAACTTCGTCCACGTTTTGGACAGCTCGGGCAAGATAATCAGCCAAGCGGATTACCCGCAAGATGTTCTACACGCCGAGATCAAGAAAGGTCTGATGTGGCGCGATCGCGTAAAACTTTCCACTCAACAATTGGCAGGTGCACGGCATATTGGGCTGGGGATTTGCCTTCCTCCCGATCCTCCGCTAAGGATCGATCATGGGCCCACTGACTTAGATGGGCATCGCCTCCTGATAGGACTCCGCTAACTGACCATGGGGCGTCAGATTTTCGGCTGTTTCATTCAACTGAGTCGAACTGGGATCGCGCCTAATAGCTTCTCTGCGGATTGACATCACCGGCAATCACATCAATAATACATTATCCTAAGCGTTGTCACTCTGAACTCGCCTTGGACGCCATCACGCTTTACAAGGCATTACCGAAGGGAAACACTTCAGAAGGGTGTGTTGAATGCGAATACTGGTTACCGGCGGAGCTGGTTTTTTGGGATCTCATCTGTGCCAGCGATTGCTCCAGCAGGGAGATGAAGTCATCTGCGTGGACAACCTCTTCACCGGGTCGAAACGCAACATCGAGGGTTTGTTCGTCAATCCTAACTTCGAATTTGTCCGGCACGATATTGTCCATCCGATCCTCCTCGAGGTGGATCGGATTTACAACCTGGCGTGTCCGGCCTCGCCGATTCAATACCAGTACAACGCCATCAAGACGGTGAAGGCGAATGTCGTCGGCACTATGAACATGCTGGGGATGGCCAAGCGGGTCCGGGCTCGCATTCTCCAAGCGTCCACATCGGAAGTGTACGGCGATCCCAATGTGCATCCGCAGCGGGAATCGTACTGGGGACACGTTAATCCCATCGGGATTCGAAGCTGCTATGACGAAGGCAAGCGCGTGGCGGAAACCCTCATGATGGATTATCACCGCCAGAACCACGTGGACATCCGGATTGCACGGATCTTTAACACCTACGGCCCGCGCATGTCGCTGAATGATGGCCGGGTGGTTTCGAACTTCATTGTGCAAGCCCTCCAGAACAAGCCCATCACGGTGTTTGGCTCCGGCTCGCAAACGAGGTCATTTTGCTACGTGGATGATTTGATCGACGCGCTGATCCGCTTCATGGGTTGTGAACACTTCATGGGCCCGGTCAACCTGGGAAACCCGCATGAATTTACGATCCTGGATCTTGCGAAAAAGGTCATCACGCTCACGGGATCACGATCGAAGATTGTGCGCAAACCTCTGCCCCAGGATGATCCACGGCAGCGGTGCCCGGATATCTCGTTGGCCCGCAAGAAACTCCGTTGGAAACCCACCACCTCGCTCAGCGAAGGACTCAAGAAGACGATCGGATACTTCGAAGAGGAGCTGACGAACCTCAACGCAGAGGCGCGGAGAGCGCAGAGGGAAAATAGGTAAAAAGCGAAAACAATTATACGAGTGGGCAAGGGCGGATACGATCCTCTTTAAGCTACAAAGTCCTGGTGATGTGATATGCATATTAGGTTCTGCGTTCTTTGCGCCGCGGCGTTAAATATTTGGGTTCCGTCCACGATATTGAGGACAGGTAGATGAAAAAGGTCTTGGTCACGGGTGGGGGCGGTTATATTGGGAGTCATGTCGTCAAGGCGCTTCTCGAGGCGGGCGACGAGGTGGTCACCTTCGACAACCTGTCGGAAGGACATCGCGAGGCGGTCGTTGGCGGCGATCTGGTCCAGGGCGATCTGAGCGACGGGCCCCTCCTGCAATCACTATTTTCAAAATATGAGTTTGATGCCGTGATGCACTTCGCGGCGAATTGCCGCGTAGGCGAATCGGTGGAGGATCCCGAGAAATACTATAAAAACAACGTCAGCAATCTCCTCAACCTTTTAGCGGTCATGCGAAGGCATCGCGTCAAGCGGATCATTTTCTCATCCACTGCTGCGGTTTATGGAGATCCCGCGGCGACCCCGATTGCAGAGTCCCATCCCCTGAAGCCCATCAACCCTTACGGCTTCACAAAGTTCGTTGTTGAGAACATCTTGGGAGACTACTCACGGGCTTATGGATTGAGATCCGTGTCCCTGCGCTACTTCAATGCCGCAGGTGCCGATCCATCGGGCCGGTTGGGTGAGTCGCATGATCCGGAAACCCATCTCATCCCACGGGTTCTCGCAGTGGCGTCGGGTCGTCTTGCCGAAGTAGAAGTGTTCGGCACGGATTATCCAACGGAGGATGGGACCTGCATCCGCGATTACATCCACGTGAATGACCTTGCCCTGGCCCATCTCGCAGCACTGGAGCATCTCCGCGGGGGGGGCGAGAACCTGATCGTTAATCTGGGGAATAGCCGGGGCTACTCGGTCAAAGAAATCATCCGGGCAGCGGAAGGGATCACTCAGCGGAAAATCCGGGTTGTCCACTCCCCCCGCCGGGCGGGTGACCCTCCAGTCCTGGTGTGCGATAACTCTCAGGCAAGACGGCAACTCCATTGGCAGCCGAAGATCTCCTCCCTGGAAGAGATCATCCAGACCGCATGGAATTGGGAGCAAAATCGGAGATACTGAGGCTGGATGTTATAATGAAGCGGGATACTCTATATTAATGCAGGGTTAATTTGGCAATTCTGAAGTTACTGAGGTCAGAAGTCGGAAATCGGAAGTCAGACATGGCATTGTCGAGCTCTTGAATGCGAAGCCGGTCTACGGCGTCCGGCTTCTGACCTCCGACCTCTGACTTCCGACTTCATTATCCGGAGCGTCGCTTCCTCTGGCTAGAGTTACGGCACGAAAGGTGGACAGTTTGTGTCTTCGAGCAATAATGTCCGCTGCTTGATTCTCGGGGGTGGGGGTTTCATGGGCTCCCATCTGGCCGAG is a genomic window of Terriglobia bacterium containing:
- the galE gene encoding UDP-glucose 4-epimerase GalE — its product is MKKVLVTGGGGYIGSHVVKALLEAGDEVVTFDNLSEGHREAVVGGDLVQGDLSDGPLLQSLFSKYEFDAVMHFAANCRVGESVEDPEKYYKNNVSNLLNLLAVMRRHRVKRIIFSSTAAVYGDPAATPIAESHPLKPINPYGFTKFVVENILGDYSRAYGLRSVSLRYFNAAGADPSGRLGESHDPETHLIPRVLAVASGRLAEVEVFGTDYPTEDGTCIRDYIHVNDLALAHLAALEHLRGGGENLIVNLGNSRGYSVKEIIRAAEGITQRKIRVVHSPRRAGDPPVLVCDNSQARRQLHWQPKISSLEEIIQTAWNWEQNRRY
- a CDS encoding SDR family oxidoreductase, whose translation is MRILVTGGAGFLGSHLCQRLLQQGDEVICVDNLFTGSKRNIEGLFVNPNFEFVRHDIVHPILLEVDRIYNLACPASPIQYQYNAIKTVKANVVGTMNMLGMAKRVRARILQASTSEVYGDPNVHPQRESYWGHVNPIGIRSCYDEGKRVAETLMMDYHRQNHVDIRIARIFNTYGPRMSLNDGRVVSNFIVQALQNKPITVFGSGSQTRSFCYVDDLIDALIRFMGCEHFMGPVNLGNPHEFTILDLAKKVITLTGSRSKIVRKPLPQDDPRQRCPDISLARKKLRWKPTTSLSEGLKKTIGYFEEELTNLNAEARRAQRENR